Proteins encoded together in one Caldicellulosiruptor saccharolyticus DSM 8903 window:
- a CDS encoding DUF1640 domain-containing protein, with amino-acid sequence MEMSNMENERERRKDRVRIYLSPMSIDLLRIEFNSHLQDVRREISEVRTEVDTKLKTLEVNLKNEFNQKIGELSNQVASLQKETVYQITDLRSDTTTELSNVKQESTKEFSGVRKEIADLKNEIADFKQETAKEFANVRKEITDLRNEFVQFREETTKEFANIRNEFAQFKEETAREFANVRKEITDLRNEFIQFKEETTKEFANIRNEVANIRNEIADIKNTFRWNMIGIIVALLTGFAGIVTAIVLK; translated from the coding sequence ATGGAGATGAGTAATATGGAAAATGAAAGGGAAAGGAGAAAAGACAGAGTTAGAATTTACTTAAGTCCCATGAGTATTGACCTTTTGAGGATTGAATTTAATTCTCATCTTCAGGATGTAAGACGTGAAATTTCAGAAGTCAGAACAGAGGTTGATACCAAACTGAAGACTTTGGAAGTTAACCTCAAAAATGAATTTAACCAGAAGATTGGTGAACTGTCAAATCAGGTTGCAAGCCTGCAAAAAGAAACTGTCTATCAAATCACAGACTTGAGAAGCGATACAACAACAGAGCTGAGCAATGTCAAACAGGAGAGCACAAAAGAGTTCTCAGGTGTCAGAAAAGAAATAGCTGATTTAAAAAATGAAATTGCAGATTTCAAGCAGGAAACAGCCAAAGAGTTTGCAAATGTCAGGAAAGAGATAACTGACTTGAGGAATGAGTTTGTACAGTTTAGAGAAGAAACCACAAAAGAGTTTGCCAACATAAGGAATGAGTTTGCACAGTTCAAAGAAGAAACAGCAAGAGAGTTTGCAAATGTTAGGAAAGAGATAACCGACCTTAGGAATGAGTTTATACAATTCAAAGAAGAAACCACAAAAGAGTTTGCAAATATTAGAAATGAAGTTGCAAATATCAGGAATGAAATCGCAGACATAAAAAACACATTTAGATGGAATATGATTGGCATCATCGTAGCACTTTTGACAGGGTTTGCAGGAATTGTCACTGCAATAGTTTTAAAATAA
- a CDS encoding type II toxin-antitoxin system PemK/MazF family toxin translates to MNAKRGEIWLVDLSPTRGHEQSGIRPAVIISVDEFNSCPAELVVVVPITSKNKNIPLHVEIQPENSGLTRVSFAKPEDIRSISKERLVKKIGQLPNEKLRELEEKIKILLGL, encoded by the coding sequence ATGAACGCCAAAAGAGGAGAAATATGGCTTGTAGATTTAAGTCCAACAAGAGGACATGAACAGAGCGGTATCCGCCCAGCAGTGATAATCTCAGTGGACGAATTCAATTCATGTCCTGCCGAGCTGGTGGTTGTTGTACCAATCACAAGCAAGAACAAAAATATACCACTGCATGTAGAAATACAGCCCGAAAACAGCGGACTTACAAGAGTATCATTTGCAAAACCTGAAGATATACGCTCAATCTCAAAAGAAAGACTTGTCAAAAAGATAGGTCAACTTCCAAATGAAAAATTAAGAGAACTGGAAGAGAAAATAAAGATTCTGCTGGGATTGTAA
- a CDS encoding TFIIB-type zinc ribbon-containing protein, translating to MICPKCKDEFVVEDEKYKCPACQISLPVAFYGYELKQDDIDKLILEGVSEELEFFSQAKNKRFRAKLVYENGKVDFEFRSGKENKGKIGDERGKEDDTICIFLNSLSSGVVRVFEIDGNKKEEKIYDFGTKATRYSHALSLIAILPLIPVEKKLRIISDDVAFVKYTLGEATPRDREIRTGIYVLLQLLKNYTWSLELSMKKLKLKGGNSKKLSKNLFPYISMAKTEEQGNIIVEIENCNLAVEEHFLEYMQKARKLKLGKYIISKELAGKLEIWQQAAKS from the coding sequence ATGATTTGTCCGAAATGCAAAGATGAGTTTGTTGTAGAAGATGAGAAATACAAATGTCCTGCCTGCCAGATTTCCCTGCCAGTAGCTTTTTATGGCTATGAACTAAAACAGGACGATATAGATAAGCTTATATTGGAAGGTGTTAGTGAAGAACTTGAGTTTTTCTCACAGGCAAAGAACAAAAGGTTCAGAGCAAAACTTGTGTATGAAAATGGCAAGGTGGATTTTGAGTTCCGTTCAGGCAAAGAAAATAAGGGGAAAATAGGAGATGAGAGAGGAAAAGAAGATGATACAATTTGTATTTTTCTTAACTCACTCTCAAGCGGAGTTGTGAGAGTATTCGAAATAGATGGAAACAAGAAGGAAGAGAAGATATACGATTTTGGCACAAAAGCAACAAGATATTCTCATGCACTTTCATTAATAGCAATTTTGCCTTTAATTCCAGTGGAGAAAAAGCTAAGAATAATCTCTGATGATGTTGCTTTTGTGAAGTACACCCTTGGTGAAGCAACACCGAGGGACAGGGAAATCAGAACAGGAATCTATGTACTTTTGCAGCTTCTTAAAAACTATACATGGAGTCTGGAACTTAGCATGAAGAAACTAAAGCTAAAAGGTGGAAACAGCAAAAAGCTTTCTAAAAATCTATTTCCGTACATCAGTATGGCAAAAACAGAAGAACAGGGCAATATAATAGTAGAGATAGAAAACTGCAATCTGGCAGTTGAGGAGCACTTTTTAGAGTATATGCAAAAAGCAAGAAAACTAAAGCTGGGCAAGTACATCATTTCAAAAGAGTTGGCTGGGAAACTGGAGATATGGCAACAGGCAGCAAAAAGCTAA
- a CDS encoding LexA family protein encodes MLSERQRHILLFIKSFHEDKKYGPTIREIADGTGYSPTTVRNELISLEKNGFITREKGKYRTIVIN; translated from the coding sequence ATGCTGAGTGAAAGGCAGAGGCACATACTTCTTTTCATAAAAAGCTTTCATGAAGACAAGAAATATGGGCCCACAATAAGAGAGATTGCAGATGGTACAGGCTACAGTCCAACCACTGTGCGCAATGAACTAATCAGTCTTGAAAAAAATGGGTTTATAACAAGGGAAAAAGGCAAGTACCGAACAATAGTGATTAATTGA
- a CDS encoding M23 family metallopeptidase, whose product MENYRRKNNQRSKLKTLLKAPVAIALIGFFLIIITFLAVIYSFAEEKSISEKLTKEQNERLLREVTEEIRKLNGNLYDYNGIDEDLILTYPWVIAYYKYLVLSSNMGLLEKKDLEEVTKEAAKRGIKNVTEDVIKKLLPEVYYLKCKNELLSIARRMQPRFFYIKHNITTETTKEVTKEKTRTYTYTVENEVYNPQTGQTEKVSSVKTQTVRITWTEKVKLTETQPIYLLICADTIKNRFTVSYKLQKTTTTYQNNLPKSAKVEDSGKLELDFDPKKIIEQKEAKKAEDLNIKTKYKIVSNLDNAEKVEKTAKTDVLDPGNQNPSVSLSEEAKNVSYTDSQETVLDEETLQKVQTIPVIDSTYSIDAEYKRLEELILEDDKNADIEFANKIIIYTAMTYERGDKDFGWLFEDVKENIFETPKVVSASSLIQYVPAQYEQYFEEAEKIFGIPKWFLTAIAARESSFNPEAKAKNKDGYAIGLMQVQQIYWDGHVKDFKTRYPNIDITGDINNPRDQILIGSFVFKSYLGGAQIDWAGNGWQEGVIPALASYWLGPEGCKSDAPDYEKTRKQYAQKLIAQARLFKFRSFEKRHPEYMPVDDKYMIITSLYGLRIHPITGREKLHTGVDIGAPMNADVKSIINGTVEFAGTMEGYGNTVIVKGTLSGQEIEVLYGHLSSVVIQQGQAVTQGSVIGGVGSTGYSTGPHLHFEIRVAGQPVDPFEILQQLVK is encoded by the coding sequence GTGGAGAATTATAGGAGAAAAAATAATCAAAGAAGCAAACTTAAAACCCTACTAAAAGCCCCGGTTGCTATAGCCCTTATTGGCTTTTTTCTCATAATAATTACCTTCCTTGCTGTTATATACTCATTTGCTGAAGAGAAAAGTATTTCTGAAAAACTGACCAAAGAACAGAACGAAAGACTGCTTCGCGAAGTTACCGAAGAGATACGAAAACTAAACGGAAACCTTTATGATTACAACGGAATTGATGAAGACTTAATTCTCACCTATCCCTGGGTGATTGCATATTACAAATACCTTGTTCTTTCAAGTAACATGGGACTGCTGGAGAAAAAAGATCTGGAAGAGGTTACGAAAGAAGCTGCAAAGAGAGGAATTAAAAATGTTACAGAAGATGTAATCAAGAAGCTTTTGCCAGAAGTTTATTATCTTAAATGCAAAAATGAGCTTTTGAGCATAGCAAGAAGAATGCAGCCACGATTTTTTTATATCAAACACAATATTACAACAGAAACTACAAAAGAGGTTACAAAGGAGAAAACAAGAACATATACGTATACGGTTGAAAATGAAGTATACAACCCTCAAACTGGCCAAACCGAAAAAGTAAGTTCTGTTAAAACTCAGACTGTTAGAATAACATGGACAGAAAAGGTAAAGTTAACAGAAACACAGCCAATCTACCTTTTGATTTGTGCTGATACAATCAAAAACAGATTTACTGTTTCTTATAAACTTCAGAAAACCACAACCACGTACCAGAACAACCTGCCAAAATCAGCAAAGGTTGAGGACAGTGGCAAACTTGAACTTGATTTTGACCCAAAGAAAATAATTGAACAAAAAGAAGCAAAAAAGGCAGAGGATTTAAATATCAAGACAAAATATAAAATTGTCAGCAATCTTGACAATGCAGAAAAAGTTGAAAAAACTGCAAAAACAGATGTGCTTGACCCGGGCAACCAAAACCCTTCTGTTTCACTTTCGGAAGAAGCCAAAAATGTTTCATACACTGATTCACAGGAAACAGTATTAGATGAAGAAACACTGCAAAAAGTCCAGACCATACCTGTGATTGACAGCACATACAGCATCGATGCAGAGTATAAAAGGCTTGAAGAATTGATACTTGAAGACGATAAAAATGCTGATATTGAATTTGCAAACAAAATTATCATATATACGGCAATGACATATGAAAGAGGTGACAAGGACTTTGGGTGGCTTTTTGAAGATGTAAAAGAAAACATCTTTGAAACGCCCAAAGTTGTATCAGCAAGCTCACTTATTCAATATGTACCTGCACAGTATGAGCAATACTTTGAGGAGGCAGAGAAAATCTTTGGCATACCTAAATGGTTCTTAACAGCAATAGCAGCAAGAGAAAGTTCTTTTAATCCCGAAGCAAAAGCAAAAAACAAGGATGGCTATGCCATCGGACTTATGCAGGTGCAGCAAATTTACTGGGATGGGCATGTGAAAGACTTCAAAACACGCTACCCCAACATCGACATTACAGGCGATATCAACAACCCACGTGACCAGATTTTAATAGGGTCATTTGTTTTTAAAAGCTATCTTGGCGGTGCACAGATTGACTGGGCGGGAAATGGATGGCAGGAAGGTGTAATACCTGCGCTGGCAAGCTACTGGCTCGGGCCTGAAGGCTGTAAATCAGACGCACCAGATTACGAAAAGACACGCAAACAATATGCTCAAAAGTTAATTGCCCAGGCAAGACTTTTCAAGTTCAGAAGCTTTGAAAAAAGGCATCCAGAGTACATGCCAGTAGATGATAAATACATGATAATAACAAGCCTTTATGGACTGAGAATTCACCCAATCACAGGTAGAGAAAAACTGCACACAGGTGTTGACATTGGAGCTCCAATGAATGCTGATGTGAAAAGCATAATAAACGGCACAGTTGAGTTTGCAGGGACTATGGAAGGCTATGGCAATACTGTTATTGTAAAAGGTACTCTTTCGGGACAGGAGATAGAAGTGCTGTATGGACATCTCAGTTCAGTTGTTATCCAGCAGGGACAGGCTGTTACACAGGGAAGTGTAATTGGTGGTGTGGGTTCAACAGGATACAGCACTGGTCCACATCTTCATTTTGAAATAAGAGTTGCAGGACAGCCCGTTGACCCGTTTGAGATTTTGCAGCAACTTGTCAAATAG